The Syngnathus scovelli strain Florida chromosome 7, RoL_Ssco_1.2, whole genome shotgun sequence DNA window TCCTCTGCAGCGAGAACAGGTAAGCAAACACACTATAGTTTGCACCCAACGTTTCACTTTCGCATTTTTGTGACGTCACGGCGGTGGTCAGTAAAAACCAAGAGTGGGCGATATTAGTTCTAGTTTGTTGACAAATGTGTTTCTGTCACAAGACGGATGATATCACTATTGGTATGAATGACATAATGTAATGTCAGGAAATCAACCTCCGAATTGGCGGGGGGGTTGTTTGAAAAGTGACGTATCATGGTCCTAAAGCCTTCCTTTTTATATTTTACTTTGCAACACCTGGAGGGATAGATTAAACTACAATTATGGCCGTAAAAAATATTTCTGTTAAGATAACACATTTTATTATGATTATCTTTTTGACAGACATTTTTACACacccttttaatttttttttttttttttttaaatggtcaaACTGCATGTACCTGTCATTTGAACAGATCTTTTCTATCCACTGTCCACTGCAGTttgatggttttttttgtgtgagtgtATATTTCCGGCATCCATGACCTTGATGATCCACTTTCCGATTCTTTGTGTGTTGAGTGACAGTGATGCTGTGTGACTGTCAAGCGCTGCTCGCTTCCACAACGCACCAGTCAGTGCTTTCCGCTGGATGAATTATGGATGTGGCGGGGCCTGGCCTCCCTCCGCATCCCTGAATAAGTCAAATCGACGTGGAAGTACCACGTGCGTACGTACGTATGACGTCGTTGCTctattcgtgtgtgtgtgtgcgccgatGAGAGGCAGCgagccagaaaaaaaaggatgaaataATGATGAAGACTGCTTCACTGCGACATGATCATAAAGTGGACAGGGCCTGTTCAATTTGTATACCCACGGGCCACGATATTAGGTCCAGCTCCAGAATTTTATGATTGAACCCTCTGTTAGGTTTAATGTGGTGCACTTTGCAGAATTTCTGGGTATAGATAAACTAATTGTTTATTCTACTGGCGATATATTTTGAGAAACACTAAGCACTCACCAGATCCACCACAGGCGACTTTTTCCGGTTCTGTTTCTCCACCTCCACCTGCATCTTGGCCATGGGCTTGGCCATGGCCAACGCAAGCTTGGCCTCCGCCTGGAGCTTCTTCTGCCGACTCAGGAAGTCCATGTCCTCCAGGGACTCGGAGTCCTCCTCAGTGGTGTCCCGGTCCGAGTAGGATGAACTCTGCTTGGACTGCGTTGAGGTGAAAAATAATCACGTGTTTGGTAGAATGAATAACAATGACTTTTCTGGAATGTATTTTTCCATATAAAATCATGTACATGGACGGTAATTGCTTTCAATCAGCAGAAGAGTAAGGATGAACATTTCCCTCGCTTTGTGTTAACTGTGTTTCAGGCTGACAGGAGGTTAATGCGTCCAACCATCCGAGGCCTGGCTGAGCGTATTCCAATTCATTCCTCATTTGCAGCCCAGGAATTGGTTAACGGGCCAGAAAACGTGGACCAAAGCCAAGAGACCTGCTCGTCCTCGTCGCGTCAGGTGAGCCTACCATGGGGGACAGGGGCGTGTCCAGACTGGTCTCCGTCTTGCTGTCGTCCGCATCGCTGTCCTTGTCGCTACCGCTGTCGTTGACGAAGCAGATCTGGAGGTTCATGCCGCTCTGCAGCCTGCAGGAAGCATTGATTCTTTTCAGAAAATTCTTATCATCATTCTTATCGTAATCAGAATTGAGTTGAAAAAGAGACTAAATGcaccaacaaaaaaatacaaataatgaatataaaaataataaataatctaaataatagtaaaaaaattacaataattCTTATCGTAATCAGAATTGAGTTGAAAAAGAGAAAGCAATAATGCACCAatggaaaaatacaaataataaatacaaaaataataaataatctaAATCATagtaaaaaaattacaataattCTTAGCGTAATCAGAATTGAGTTGAAAAAGAGAAAGCACTAAATGCACCAAcggaaaaatacaaataataaatacaaaaaaaataaaataatctaaataatagtaaaaaaattacaataattCTGTATTGTGCTGGGTATTTTTAGGTCATGAAAAATACTGCTGTGATGTAAAGGACAATTGGCTCTCCTCCTCCCACACAGTCCATTAAATCCACTGTATTGCATTTTGCTGCAGTATTGATACTTTCTAGACTTTAATTGCAACATGATAGCGTCGGTATTACAAGATGGATTAAGTCGAGGAAATCCCCGAAGGCCCAACCCACTGCTGCCTTTagctgtacctaatgaagtgtcccctGAGCATCgctttgtagttaaaaaaaaatgcaaacgagaCTCCCTAGTTGCCTCCATGAGATCATAATGCAGGGTGAGGACTGACTCAACCAGGCTTCGTGTTTTTAATCATCTCCCTGCTTGTCCTCCATGCAGATCAATGCGGGAAGCAGCAGGCGGTTCTGGTCCAATACAGATGACACCGACCGGGTTGTtaaaattcatttttgtttagACGAAGTGCGGACGAGGCTCCGAACGCAGATCAATAATCTGCTTATTCCATGCAGTAATTACAAGCACGGCTGATTGATCACGCGGCAGGGCATCCAAAGAGCACTGATTAAAATAGAACTTTAAAGGGCGATGACTCAGATTGGACAAACTGTCTCGCCAGTTAAAATACAGATCGAGGCTTCACGGGTTCAAAAAGTGTACTGTCTTTATTTGAATGACAATAATAAGAGAGTGACATCACGTTACCGTGACGACAGGCTGGGTTTGCCGCTCTTGCTGCAGCTGGTGTAGATGCCGGGTCCATCGTCGAAGAAACTGCCCAGGGCCAACTTCTGCCTAATAGACTCCCTCTCATTCTTTTGGGCCTGAAATGcaagtaaaaacattt harbors:
- the schip1 gene encoding schwannomin-interacting protein 1 isoform X4, producing MVHQENCSYKAQKNERESIRQKLALGSFFDDGPGIYTSCSKSGKPSLSSRLQSGMNLQICFVNDSGSDKDSDADDSKTETSLDTPLSPMSKQSSSYSDRDTTEEDSESLEDMDFLSRQKKLQAEAKLALAMAKPMAKMQVEVEKQNRKKSPVVDLLPHMPHISECLMKRSLKPTDLRDMTLGQLQVIVNDLHSQIESLNEELVQLLVVRDELHMEQDAMLVDIEDLTRHAESQQKHLAEKTLSK
- the schip1 gene encoding schwannomin-interacting protein 1 isoform X3, whose product is MRQALEHSDECHGVGDVIRNTSCLCLGDDYKEAQKNERESIRQKLALGSFFDDGPGIYTSCSKSGKPSLSSRLQSGMNLQICFVNDSGSDKDSDADDSKTETSLDTPLSPMSKQSSSYSDRDTTEEDSESLEDMDFLSRQKKLQAEAKLALAMAKPMAKMQVEVEKQNRKKSPVVDLLPHMPHISECLMKRSLKPTDLRDMTLGQLQVIVNDLHSQIESLNEELVQLLVVRDELHMEQDAMLVDIEDLTRHAESQQKHLAEKTLSK
- the schip1 gene encoding schwannomin-interacting protein 1 isoform X5 → MTRPGFELTTFQSEGRHSTTAQKNERESIRQKLALGSFFDDGPGIYTSCSKSGKPSLSSRLQSGMNLQICFVNDSGSDKDSDADDSKTETSLDTPLSPMSKQSSSYSDRDTTEEDSESLEDMDFLSRQKKLQAEAKLALAMAKPMAKMQVEVEKQNRKKSPVVDLLPHMPHISECLMKRSLKPTDLRDMTLGQLQVIVNDLHSQIESLNEELVQLLVVRDELHMEQDAMLVDIEDLTRHAESQQKHLAEKTLSK